AGACCGAACGGGGTCGCGCTCCCATGGCTGGTTCCCACCCCGACTCCAGCGGGCTCCCTCGGAACGTCGAGACGGCGATTCACACGCTCGAATCGATAGACGAGCGTGAACGGTCGGCCATCTACGCGGCGTGTCACTTCCTCCACAGTGACGGGCCGGTAGACGAGACGACGCTCAAAGAACGAGTGTATCCCGAGCAGTCGGCGAGCTACTCCGACGAGACCGAGTGGTGGGACGAGTGCATCCGTCCGGCGTTCGACGCACTACCCGGCGTCGAGTTCGCGGACGGCGAGTGGCGTCTCGGGTAGGATTAGAACTCAGATGGTCGAGTACTCTCTGCGGACTGCCCGACTGGTCGCCGTCGCTCCTCTTCTGCGGCGAGGTCGAGGTAGCGAGTGAACCGTTCGGACAAGTCTGTCAGTACGACGATTCGGGCGTCTTCGTCGTAGTTGAGTAGGTCGGCATCGGCTAGTTTCGGGAGGTGTTCGTGGTGGAGAGAGACGGCCACGCGCTCGCGAGTTCCGTCTTCGAGCGCGACGAGGTCGTCTACGAGTTCGGTGAAGGGAACCGGTCTCGAACGGCGCGACAGCACGTACAAGACGTTTCGACGACGACGAGCGCCGAGAACGTCGAAAATCGTGTCGAGCGAGCGCGAGCCAAGTTCTTGGCCGACCGTCGTCTCTGTACCCTGTTCTCCGGTCGAGTCGTTCGGGACTTGACTCATGGCTCGATCAGTCGTTACCAATCCTTCATTATAAATCTACGCAGATTCCTAGACTTGTTACATTCGTTGAATAAATCCTGTGGCTACTCCCGAGAGATGACACTCTCTTCGATTCTCCCGGACTACCAGTCTTGGTACGACAATCGCTCGGCCTTCGTCGTGACTGCCTTCATCATACAGCCGTGACACACCCAAATCTCGCGTTCGATGCGTGCGACGAGTTCGGTCCCGTCCGACTTTCGCTGTTCGCAGATGTCACAAACCCCCATGCCCACCCGATTCACCGCGAGAGGGTTTCAATCTCCCGCCCGTCGGGAGAGGTTTTTGTGCTACTGTCTCGATAGGTCACTCGATGGAAGTACCAACTGGCGCGGACGGGGGACGAGCCGAATGGCCAGTTTAGAACAACTATTCGTCGATATCGTCGGCTCCAACCCTGTCGTACAGGGGTTGGCCGGTGGCGTCGTCATCGCGGTCATGAACACGCTCGGCGCGCTCGTCGTCCTCGTTTGGTCGAATCCCACCGAGCGAGCGCTCGACGCGGCCCTCGGCTTCGCGGCGGGGGTGATGCTCGCGGCGAGTTTCACGAGTCTCATCCTGCCGGGAATCGAGGCTGGCGGCATTTTCCCCGTACTCGTCGGCTTCGCCCTCGGCGTCGCCGTACTCGACCAAGCGGACCAGTGGGTTCCGCACATCCACGTCGTCATCACGGGTAAACCACAGCACAACGCTTCGACCGCGAACCCGCGAATCGAGGAGGATTCGACGACCGGCCGCGAGCGTGTCCCCGAGAGCGACTCTCGAACCGCCTCCGTCCTCTTGTTCATCGTCGCAATCACGCTCCACAACATGCCGGAGGGCTTGGCTGTCGGCGTCGGATTCGGGTCGGGCGACCTCGGCAACGCGCTCGCACTGATGCTCGCTATCGGCATCCAGAACATCCCCGAGGGCCTCGCGGTGTCGGTCGCCGCGATGAACGCCGGGTTCGGGTCGCTGTTCTACGCGACGCTCGCTGGCGTGCGAGCAGGACTGGTCGAGATTCCACTGGCCGTCTTCGGCGCGCTCGCGGTCGGCGTCGCCGCGCCGATACTCCCCTACGCGATGGGGTTCGCCGCGGGCGGTATGCTGTTCGTCATCAGCGACGAAATCGTCCCCGAGACCCACGCCCACGGCCACGAGCGAATCGCCACGCTCGGCACGATGCTCGGCGTCGTCGTGATGCTGTATCTGGATATTACACTGGGGTAGAGCTTTGTCTTCTCGGCTCCTGCTTCCAATTATATGGAACACGTCGAGTACATCTACACCTTCGGCATGGACGAGTCGGAACTGGACGAACTGCTTCGCGTCCACGACGTCGGGGTCCTCTCGCTCGCCGACGGGGACGACGCCTACGCCGTGCCGGTGTCGTACGACTACGACGGCGACTCGCTGGTTCTACGACTCGGGCAACACGAAGACAGCACGAAGATGGAGTTCCTCGAAGCGACAGAGACAGCGACGTTTGTCGTCCACGAATCCGGAGATGGGTCTTGGAGCATCCTCGCCCGCGGTCCGCTCCGCGAGCGGACGGACTTCGACGAGACGCGAATCAACCAGCGGTTCTCGAAATTTCGGCTGTTCCGCGAGCCAGTCGAGGACGTCCAAGCGACGGTCTACGAGCTCGAAATCGAGGAACTGACCGGACGCCGGGCGGATTGAAAGCGTTTTCCGAGAGCGCCCCGATAGTGACGTATGGCAAGCTACGTCGGAGCAGACTGGGCGTCGAACGGATGGGTCGTCGCAGAGATAGACGGCGAAGACGAACTGACGCTCGGATTCGCACCGACGGTGTGGAACCTCTGGCACGAACAGAAAGAGTGTCCCGACCAGCTCTGCATCGACGTTCCCGTCGGCCTTCCCGAATCGAGTCGCCGCGAGTGCGACGCGGAAGCCAAAGTCCACCTCGGCGAGCGGCGAAACAGCGTCTTCTGGACCCCGATTCGGGACGCCGTCTACGAAGACAGACTCCCTGCCGCGAAGGAGCGCCAGACCGACGCGACTGACTACAGCATCTCGAATCAGACGTGGGCCATCGTCCCGCGCATCCGGGAAGTCGATACGTTTCTCCGAGAATCTGACGACGCCCGCGGGGTCGTCAGAGAATCGCATCCCGAGGTCTGTTTCCACCACCTGAACGGTGGCGAGTTACTGCGGCCGAAGTCGGACGACGACGGTCTCCAAGAGCGGCGCGAACTGTTGGACGACGCACTCGGCACCGAC
The sequence above is a segment of the Halorussus halophilus genome. Coding sequences within it:
- a CDS encoding DUF429 domain-containing protein, whose product is MASYVGADWASNGWVVAEIDGEDELTLGFAPTVWNLWHEQKECPDQLCIDVPVGLPESSRRECDAEAKVHLGERRNSVFWTPIRDAVYEDRLPAAKERQTDATDYSISNQTWAIVPRIREVDTFLRESDDARGVVRESHPEVCFHHLNGGELLRPKSDDDGLQERRELLDDALGTDCESVATTLTEPGYARRAAEDDVLDAIVLALTAKRVANGEFGTLPDHPPTDRTELSAEDEGLPMEIVYPETGN
- a CDS encoding DUF7344 domain-containing protein — translated: MSQVPNDSTGEQGTETTVGQELGSRSLDTIFDVLGARRRRNVLYVLSRRSRPVPFTELVDDLVALEDGTRERVAVSLHHEHLPKLADADLLNYDEDARIVVLTDLSERFTRYLDLAAEEERRRPVGQSAESTRPSEF
- a CDS encoding ZIP family metal transporter; the protein is MASLEQLFVDIVGSNPVVQGLAGGVVIAVMNTLGALVVLVWSNPTERALDAALGFAAGVMLAASFTSLILPGIEAGGIFPVLVGFALGVAVLDQADQWVPHIHVVITGKPQHNASTANPRIEEDSTTGRERVPESDSRTASVLLFIVAITLHNMPEGLAVGVGFGSGDLGNALALMLAIGIQNIPEGLAVSVAAMNAGFGSLFYATLAGVRAGLVEIPLAVFGALAVGVAAPILPYAMGFAAGGMLFVISDEIVPETHAHGHERIATLGTMLGVVVMLYLDITLG
- a CDS encoding pyridoxamine 5'-phosphate oxidase family protein, whose translation is MEHVEYIYTFGMDESELDELLRVHDVGVLSLADGDDAYAVPVSYDYDGDSLVLRLGQHEDSTKMEFLEATETATFVVHESGDGSWSILARGPLRERTDFDETRINQRFSKFRLFREPVEDVQATVYELEIEELTGRRAD